In Clostridium sp., one DNA window encodes the following:
- the pyrR gene encoding bifunctional pyr operon transcriptional regulator/uracil phosphoribosyltransferase PyrR has product MKLKALILDEKAMKRTLTRISHEIIEKNKGTENMLLIGIKRRGYPLAMRIARNIENIEGIHLKVESVDISLYRDDLTNISDNPLIKEANLIDVEDKKIILVDDVIYTGRTARAAIDAIIHSGRPRLIQLAVLIDRGHRELPIRADYVGKNIPTSRSEKISVEISEIDKNDSVKIYEL; this is encoded by the coding sequence TTGAAATTAAAAGCACTCATATTGGATGAGAAGGCCATGAAGAGAACTCTTACGAGAATATCTCATGAAATAATTGAAAAAAACAAGGGTACAGAGAACATGCTTCTTATAGGAATCAAGAGAAGAGGCTATCCTCTTGCCATGAGAATAGCCAGAAATATAGAAAATATAGAAGGTATTCATCTCAAAGTTGAAAGTGTAGATATAAGCTTATACAGAGATGACTTAACTAATATTTCCGATAATCCTCTAATAAAAGAAGCAAATCTGATAGATGTGGAAGACAAAAAGATAATACTGGTAGACGATGTAATCTACACAGGAAGAACTGCAAGGGCTGCAATAGATGCCATAATACATTCAGGACGGCCCCGGTTGATACAATTGGCGGTACTAATAGACAGAGGTCATAGAGAACTTCCTATAAGGGCTGATTACGTAGGTAAAAACATTCCTACGTCAAGAAGCGAAAAGATATCTGTTGAAATTTCAGAAATAGATAAAAACGATTCAGTCAAAATTTATGAGTTGTAA
- a CDS encoding pilus assembly FimT family protein, which yields MKSAFLKKKGFTLIELLIVLGMMSIILGFSMINLGALGNLKNDIEVNTFDNEILHFINRSRIYCHDHGMRGYISFDLINKNMTFNSGSKRIFRINFPEGFIVTINTDNKKIDISSRGIVEDAGSIEFKDRKENMHCITVCVGTFSEYIKY from the coding sequence ATGAAGAGTGCTTTTTTAAAGAAAAAAGGATTTACACTTATTGAATTGCTGATAGTATTGGGAATGATGTCGATTATACTTGGCTTCAGCATGATAAATTTAGGGGCATTGGGCAATTTGAAAAATGATATAGAAGTAAATACCTTTGATAACGAAATACTTCATTTTATAAACAGGTCGAGAATATATTGCCATGACCATGGTATGAGGGGTTATATAAGTTTTGACCTGATCAATAAAAATATGACTTTTAACAGTGGGTCTAAAAGAATATTCAGGATTAATTTTCCTGAGGGTTTTATAGTAACAATAAATACGGACAATAAAAAGATTGATATTAGCAGCAGGGGAATAGTAGAGGATGCCGGCAGTATAGAGTTTAAGGATAGAAAGGAGAACATGCACTGTATAACGGTATGTGTGGGGACTTTTAGTGAATATATCAAATATTAA
- a CDS encoding type II secretion system protein yields the protein MKEKRKSIYGGFTLIELLLVVSIILILMGFLVPKFSGYESKVKTTKAINTAKQIQTAAMASYGENDGVFIDQDVKDCIDQLTSAQTVEISEVGDDGKNISISYESDDKNYLVDIDAGKNEYTVDEIVENNSVKRIFPK from the coding sequence ATGAAAGAAAAGAGAAAGTCAATTTATGGAGGCTTTACACTGATAGAGCTTTTGCTTGTTGTTTCCATAATCTTAATACTAATGGGATTTTTAGTACCTAAATTTTCAGGTTATGAGAGCAAGGTAAAGACAACCAAGGCAATCAATACTGCAAAGCAGATTCAAACAGCTGCAATGGCAAGTTATGGTGAAAATGACGGAGTATTTATAGATCAGGATGTGAAAGATTGCATAGATCAGCTTACTTCTGCACAAACAGTTGAAATATCGGAGGTAGGAGATGATGGCAAGAACATAAGTATAAGCTATGAGAGTGATGATAAAAACTATTTAGTGGATATAGATGCTGGAAAAAATGAGTATACGGTAGATGAAATTGTTGAAAATAATTCAGTTAAAAGGATATTTCCAAAATAA
- a CDS encoding prepilin-type N-terminal cleavage/methylation domain-containing protein has translation MNFIKGILRDNVKRGFTIIEILMAMSIIFIFTSVQAEAILKYMKLNSIEIESSRDSFYVNEAFTIINSQIDSAKYIKIEDNMIALKRYDNRGWDYIKKNKNSSIVLVYGYTSNQTSNNILKDVLEFSVVEKKNLCYISIKTKRGNVYRRCLGINSKSVKGDSY, from the coding sequence GTGAATTTTATAAAGGGAATTTTAAGAGATAATGTAAAAAGGGGATTTACTATAATTGAAATCCTTATGGCAATGTCCATTATATTCATATTCACGTCAGTTCAAGCTGAGGCAATATTGAAATACATGAAACTGAACAGTATTGAAATTGAATCAAGCAGGGACAGCTTTTATGTAAATGAAGCATTCACTATAATAAATTCCCAGATAGACAGTGCCAAATATATAAAAATTGAGGACAATATGATTGCATTGAAGCGATATGACAACAGGGGATGGGATTATATAAAAAAGAACAAAAATTCAAGTATAGTTCTGGTCTATGGATATACCAGCAACCAGACCAGCAACAATATATTAAAAGATGTATTGGAGTTTAGTGTAGTTGAAAAGAAAAATTTATGCTATATAAGTATAAAAACAAAGAGAGGAAATGTCTACAGGAGATGCTTAGGAATAAATTCAAAAAGTGTAAAAGGGGATTCGTATTGA
- a CDS encoding prepilin-type N-terminal cleavage/methylation domain-containing protein has translation MNISNIKIKKGFALIEVLCSMAIFTILFNAALCMQLNTYIIKKYNEKIRNYTYEMRYIKDSIIYNMSYKDIVELYDSGRKYVELKNISNYDYAGIDPRKLFSENNYGTEYIEMKVEKGEVLKVNLKLNADIYGVEKSEECEFYKGNFKR, from the coding sequence GTGAATATATCAAATATTAAAATTAAAAAGGGTTTTGCCTTAATTGAAGTGTTGTGCAGTATGGCGATATTTACAATATTGTTCAATGCAGCCCTGTGTATGCAGTTGAATACTTACATTATAAAAAAATACAATGAGAAGATACGAAATTACACTTATGAAATGAGGTATATAAAAGACAGCATAATTTACAATATGAGTTATAAGGATATAGTTGAGCTCTATGATAGTGGCAGGAAATATGTAGAACTAAAGAATATTTCAAATTATGATTATGCAGGAATCGACCCTAGGAAATTATTTTCAGAAAACAATTATGGAACAGAGTATATTGAAATGAAAGTCGAAAAGGGAGAAGTATTGAAGGTTAATTTGAAATTGAATGCAGACATATATGGAGTGGAGAAGTCAGAGGAGTGTGAATTTTATAAAGGGAATTTTAAGAGATAA
- a CDS encoding TolB family protein: MKQLTVGIIFAVLFFMAVGVLTGCSRKDKKVMVPPTPEYSDAVVVEERNGQNLIFNLGGKALKETGKVNDVVDMTYDLKKSVYVYLIAKKEDGRTAGNKIEVISQNSRIELNDFFSAEDVKLSPDGDRIAFRSYAGSSIDSVRNISVYDIKSNKYVELKSKVLISGSLYSWLDDSRLIYYGSIPGKQNSTNIYVYDLNSNEESIYFKDINKYCMYFTNIGGNILYMSGIGDDLDLYYYSQERGTCTLVDDNMAKIYGSVKDYRNGDIFFIAEQKNGDSDVYEFSCKSGRLNRITYDFPQYIGVSSGIAEDNMGNIYFTGKNSENSKDNIDIFVYSKHDGSVSLMSTHEGKYRIYGSH, encoded by the coding sequence ATGAAACAGCTTACTGTAGGTATTATATTTGCAGTTTTATTCTTTATGGCAGTTGGTGTTCTTACCGGCTGCAGCAGAAAAGATAAAAAAGTAATGGTTCCACCGACCCCTGAATATTCTGATGCAGTTGTTGTTGAAGAAAGGAACGGACAAAATCTGATTTTTAATCTGGGTGGAAAAGCTTTAAAGGAAACCGGTAAGGTGAACGATGTCGTAGATATGACCTATGATCTGAAGAAATCAGTTTATGTATATTTAATTGCAAAAAAGGAAGATGGAAGGACTGCTGGAAATAAAATCGAAGTAATCAGCCAAAATTCCAGAATAGAATTGAATGATTTTTTTTCTGCAGAAGATGTGAAATTAAGTCCGGATGGTGACAGGATAGCTTTTAGAAGCTATGCAGGCAGTTCTATAGACAGCGTCCGGAATATAAGTGTATATGATATAAAGAGCAATAAATATGTAGAATTGAAATCAAAGGTTCTTATTTCAGGAAGCTTGTACAGCTGGTTGGATGACAGCAGGTTGATCTATTACGGAAGTATTCCTGGAAAACAGAATTCCACCAACATATATGTGTATGACCTGAATAGCAACGAGGAATCAATTTATTTCAAAGATATTAATAAATATTGTATGTACTTTACAAATATTGGAGGCAATATACTGTACATGTCAGGTATAGGTGATGATCTTGATTTGTATTATTATAGTCAGGAAAGAGGGACATGTACACTAGTAGATGACAATATGGCTAAAATATATGGAAGTGTTAAAGACTACAGAAATGGAGATATATTTTTTATAGCAGAACAGAAAAACGGTGACTCTGATGTTTATGAGTTCTCCTGTAAAAGCGGCAGACTTAACAGAATCACCTATGATTTTCCGCAGTACATAGGAGTATCTTCGGGAATTGCGGAAGACAACATGGGAAATATATATTTTACAGGTAAAAACAGTGAAAATTCAAAAGATAATATAGACATATTTGTATACAGCAAACATGACGGTTCCGTAAGCCTTATGTCAACTCATGAAGGCAAATACAGGATTTATGGAAGTCATTAG
- the uraA gene encoding uracil permease, with product MKTFVDVEDKLPIPLTIPLSFQHLFAMVGATILVPILTGMSPSIALFCSGVGTLLYILCTKAKLPAYLGSSFAFISPILISSKNYGPGAMLSGVIAAGIVYIIVAVIIKFCGVNWLNRALPPVVVGSIVIVIGLGLAGTAISWAGFNPSYSTDQMQSIPRWAWMTVSIITLVVGVIGSMYFRGFFGVIPILIAIVVGYISALILGVIPKITIYSILGTSIFKLPPFIFPEFNTSAMLLMAPVSFVTLAEHIGHIYVTNNVVGKDFTKDPGLHRSILGDGIATIFAGFAGGPPTTTYGENIGVMAITKVYSVWVIGGAAVIAIILSFIGPIAALIENMPMPVIGGVSILLFGIIASSGFRVFVEDKIDFSRNRNLILASVIIVIGIGGASLKFTVGGSPVQISGVALATVIGIILNLILPENSASESNNSIKKGA from the coding sequence ATGAAAACTTTTGTAGACGTAGAGGATAAACTACCCATACCACTCACCATACCACTTAGCTTCCAGCATCTGTTTGCCATGGTGGGAGCCACCATACTAGTACCAATACTCACTGGAATGAGTCCTTCCATAGCCTTGTTCTGCAGTGGAGTCGGTACACTTCTTTACATACTGTGCACTAAGGCCAAGCTTCCTGCCTATCTAGGTTCTTCTTTTGCTTTTATAAGCCCGATACTCATATCTTCTAAAAACTATGGACCTGGGGCCATGCTTTCAGGTGTAATAGCTGCGGGAATTGTCTACATAATTGTAGCAGTCATAATAAAATTTTGTGGGGTAAACTGGCTTAACAGAGCACTTCCACCTGTAGTAGTCGGATCCATAGTTATAGTAATAGGCCTTGGACTTGCAGGTACTGCAATAAGCTGGGCAGGTTTCAATCCTTCTTATTCGACGGATCAGATGCAGAGCATTCCAAGGTGGGCATGGATGACAGTATCCATAATCACCTTGGTTGTGGGTGTAATCGGTAGTATGTATTTTAGAGGATTCTTTGGAGTGATACCTATATTGATAGCTATAGTTGTAGGATATATATCAGCTTTGATCCTGGGAGTAATTCCAAAAATCACAATATACAGCATACTAGGCACCAGTATTTTTAAACTTCCACCTTTTATATTCCCGGAGTTCAACACAAGTGCAATGCTCCTCATGGCGCCGGTTTCATTCGTAACCCTTGCAGAACACATAGGTCATATTTATGTAACAAACAATGTAGTGGGAAAGGATTTTACAAAGGATCCGGGTTTGCACAGATCTATACTTGGCGATGGTATTGCCACAATTTTTGCAGGCTTTGCTGGTGGACCTCCAACTACAACTTATGGAGAAAACATAGGAGTCATGGCAATAACCAAGGTTTACAGTGTATGGGTCATAGGAGGTGCCGCAGTAATAGCAATAATTCTATCCTTCATAGGTCCAATAGCTGCATTGATTGAAAATATGCCCATGCCTGTAATAGGTGGTGTAAGCATTCTTTTGTTCGGAATAATAGCCTCTTCAGGTTTCAGAGTATTTGTAGAAGATAAAATAGACTTCAGCAGAAACAGAAATCTAATACTTGCTTCCGTAATAATAGTAATTGGAATCGGCGGTGCATCCTTAAAATTTACTGTAGGAGGCTCTCCTGTTCAAATATCCGGAGTTGCTCTTGCAACTGTCATAGGAATAATTTTAAATTTGATACTTCCGGAAAACAGTGCTTCCGAATCAAACAATTCCATAAAGAAAGGAGCTTGA
- a CDS encoding type II secretion system F family protein, translating into MRIIKYSALNLQGENIKGSCEYGSLDEVKKKFREKGFYIYKTSNKVQWRKILFTRPSFMEISLLCNKINVMMESGIGISKIFMMLERQSNNAALRDALSDIKLQVMQGKSLYSSMKKFSSIFPGYMVEMIGIGEEAGNLEKVLKELSKYYEHQYKIRSGIKSALVYPALTFVISICIIVFLMNNIIPQFINILQSNKAEIPVITKLVISGFDFLKSYFMFITSGVILFMLIVYKFSTSQKGKYILDTVKINIPYFGKLYNEILMFKIASSMRILGISGVNILKSLYITSKTLESSIMNKKMITSIEAVKSGESISSAFEKSGIGNEMFIYMIKTGEEAGKLDYIFNKLEEIFGEDVYRGLKSMVRITEPVIIIFLSFFIGFFIMVAIMPVFNIMDSFS; encoded by the coding sequence ATGAGGATAATAAAATATTCTGCATTGAATTTGCAGGGGGAAAATATAAAGGGAAGTTGTGAATATGGCAGCCTGGATGAAGTCAAGAAAAAGTTCAGGGAAAAAGGTTTTTATATATATAAAACATCAAATAAGGTACAGTGGCGTAAAATACTTTTTACAAGACCCAGCTTTATGGAAATATCCCTTTTGTGCAACAAAATTAATGTAATGATGGAATCGGGAATAGGAATATCAAAGATATTCATGATGCTGGAGAGGCAAAGTAACAACGCGGCTTTAAGAGATGCCCTGTCTGATATAAAGCTGCAGGTAATGCAGGGAAAAAGTCTGTATTCAAGCATGAAAAAGTTCAGCAGCATATTTCCCGGATATATGGTAGAGATGATTGGTATAGGAGAAGAGGCCGGGAATCTTGAAAAGGTACTAAAAGAATTATCTAAATATTATGAACACCAGTACAAGATACGATCAGGTATAAAATCTGCACTTGTTTATCCTGCACTGACATTTGTAATTTCAATCTGTATTATAGTGTTTCTCATGAACAACATAATTCCACAGTTTATAAACATTCTTCAGTCAAATAAAGCAGAAATTCCTGTCATTACAAAGCTGGTTATAAGTGGATTTGATTTTTTGAAAAGCTATTTTATGTTTATAACTTCAGGAGTAATCCTTTTCATGCTTATAGTGTATAAATTTTCAACAAGCCAGAAAGGGAAGTATATTCTTGATACTGTAAAAATCAACATACCTTATTTCGGAAAGCTGTACAATGAAATTTTAATGTTTAAGATAGCATCTTCCATGAGGATACTTGGTATATCTGGAGTAAATATTTTAAAATCTCTCTATATAACTTCCAAAACACTGGAAAGCAGTATCATGAATAAAAAGATGATTACCTCCATTGAAGCTGTAAAATCCGGTGAAAGTATCAGTTCAGCTTTTGAAAAATCAGGAATAGGAAATGAAATGTTCATATATATGATAAAAACAGGTGAAGAGGCTGGAAAGCTTGATTATATATTCAATAAACTTGAAGAGATATTCGGTGAAGATGTTTATAGAGGCCTAAAAAGTATGGTAAGAATAACCGAGCCAGTAATTATAATCTTTTTGTCATTTTTTATTGGATTCTTTATAATGGTAGCAATAATGCCGGTGTTTAATATAATGGATTCATTTTCTTAA
- a CDS encoding GspE/PulE family protein, with the protein MKQIDLMNIEIDKKLSGILPEEIARENCMIAFKEIHDKIYIAIDKPPNFYLREKLRFMLKKDTLFFQSGRKYILKSIDNLYFREKLDFTINSIEINSTGIPEMGNSESTNSPVVKAANYIIQRAIDERASDIHIEPFETYINVRFRIDGIIGRYVKIPRDIYNFICMRIKIMANLDIAEKRMPQDGKIIFSSGGKDYDIRVSTLPTIYGEKIVLRILYKDRDISSFESLGFLKADVERIKRMIEYANGLILSVGPTGAGKSTTVYSLVHNIDWEKKNIVSIEDPVEYAMDGVNQVNVNSKIGLDFASGLRSILRQDPDVIMIGEIRDEETAKIAVKASITGHLVLSTLHTNSPQEAVLRLENMGVPSYFIKDALIGVISQRLVRKLCPYCRESYEMKSWDSINNFLNIDESQILYRSKGCFKCNYTGYTGRTAVYEIKSMKDDSLNSKSIKDNSIDLIKDGVTTFDEIMKLGI; encoded by the coding sequence ATGAAGCAGATAGATCTTATGAATATTGAGATAGATAAAAAGCTGTCTGGAATACTGCCTGAGGAAATAGCCAGAGAAAATTGCATGATAGCCTTTAAAGAAATCCATGATAAGATTTATATAGCTATAGATAAGCCTCCCAATTTTTATCTTAGAGAGAAATTGAGATTTATGCTTAAAAAAGATACTTTGTTTTTTCAGTCCGGGAGAAAATACATTCTGAAGTCTATAGACAATTTATATTTCAGGGAAAAACTGGATTTCACCATAAACAGCATTGAAATCAACAGTACAGGGATTCCTGAAATGGGGAATTCAGAAAGCACCAACTCACCGGTAGTAAAGGCGGCTAATTACATAATTCAAAGAGCAATAGATGAAAGGGCAAGTGACATACATATAGAACCTTTTGAAACTTATATAAATGTGCGCTTTAGAATAGACGGTATTATAGGAAGATATGTAAAAATACCAAGGGATATATATAATTTTATATGTATGCGTATTAAGATAATGGCGAATCTGGACATAGCAGAAAAGAGAATGCCGCAGGATGGAAAAATTATATTCTCAAGTGGAGGAAAAGATTATGACATAAGGGTATCCACACTCCCAACTATTTATGGTGAAAAAATAGTACTTAGAATACTCTATAAGGATAGAGATATATCCAGCTTTGAGAGTCTTGGTTTTCTAAAAGCTGATGTAGAGAGGATAAAAAGAATGATTGAATATGCGAATGGACTCATTCTTTCCGTCGGGCCGACCGGAGCTGGCAAATCCACCACGGTTTATTCACTTGTACACAATATAGACTGGGAGAAAAAGAATATAGTAAGCATTGAAGATCCTGTAGAATATGCAATGGATGGAGTTAACCAGGTCAATGTAAACAGTAAAATAGGACTGGATTTTGCATCTGGGCTTAGAAGTATTCTAAGACAGGACCCGGATGTCATAATGATCGGTGAAATACGCGACGAGGAAACTGCAAAGATAGCGGTTAAAGCTTCCATAACAGGGCATCTTGTATTGAGTACACTTCATACAAACAGTCCTCAAGAAGCTGTACTGAGACTTGAAAATATGGGAGTGCCTTCATATTTTATAAAGGATGCATTGATAGGAGTCATATCACAGAGACTGGTCAGAAAACTGTGTCCCTACTGCAGGGAAAGTTATGAAATGAAAAGCTGGGATTCTATAAACAATTTTCTAAATATTGATGAAAGTCAAATATTGTATAGAAGTAAAGGATGTTTTAAATGTAACTATACAGGATATACTGGCAGAACGGCAGTGTATGAAATAAAATCCATGAAAGACGACAGTTTGAACAGCAAGTCTATAAAAGACAACTCGATAGACCTTATAAAAGATGGTGTTACTACTTTCGATGAAATAATGAAACTGGGTATTTGA
- a CDS encoding Rqc2 family fibronectin-binding protein yields MALDGIFIYSILNELNDTLLGGRVEKINQPEKDEIILTIKNRRKSYRLSISASSVYPKIHITGINKINPKKAPMFCMVLRKHISSAKLINISQLDMDRVIFMDFESSDEMGFNSIYTLVVEIMGRHSNITLIRKRDNIIMDSIKHLTPEINSVRSVYPGIQYMLPPSSSKLNPLDFSLETFEKFVSDNSIKFNEKFFSTVFTGISNIFSMELYESFSRKNDTTSSSWVNAVFDFFTPIYIDIKNDRFHFSSYVKDGKIKDFYCLRLYNIYNEDYKSYDSPSKLLEEFYFQKDKTDRLNNKSSDLHKLINVNLERCEKKRKILTKNIEEARTKDKYRILGELLTSNIYAVKKGDQSIRVQNFYSSKSEYIDIKLDKNKTPSENIQTYFKKYNKLKKTEKAALNQLKLTHEEIEYLNSVLASIRTADSYEDIEEIKRELMESGYIRYKKSNKLKNSGHSKPLKFISSDGIEIYVGKNNIQNDHLTLKFADKRDIWLHAKNIPGSHVIIKNFGNIPDRTLEEAASLSAYYSKSRDSSKVAVDYTEVKNVHKPNGSRPGMVIYYTNRTIYVPPEKPDLVQVQ; encoded by the coding sequence ATGGCTTTGGATGGCATTTTTATTTACAGCATATTAAACGAATTGAATGATACTCTGCTCGGTGGAAGAGTTGAAAAAATAAATCAACCGGAAAAAGATGAAATAATACTCACAATAAAAAACAGGAGAAAGAGCTACAGGCTTTCAATAAGTGCAAGTTCTGTATATCCCAAAATTCATATTACCGGGATAAATAAAATAAATCCTAAAAAGGCACCAATGTTCTGCATGGTTTTGAGAAAACATATAAGTTCGGCAAAATTAATAAATATAAGTCAGCTTGATATGGATAGAGTAATATTCATGGACTTTGAAAGTTCAGACGAGATGGGCTTTAACAGTATATATACTTTAGTAGTAGAGATAATGGGAAGGCACAGCAATATAACCCTGATCCGCAAAAGGGACAATATTATAATGGATAGCATAAAGCACTTAACCCCTGAAATAAATTCAGTAAGATCCGTATATCCAGGAATACAATATATGCTTCCTCCTTCTTCCTCTAAATTAAATCCTCTTGACTTTAGTCTGGAGACCTTTGAAAAGTTTGTTTCAGATAATTCCATAAAGTTCAATGAAAAGTTTTTTTCAACCGTCTTCACCGGAATAAGCAATATATTCTCAATGGAGCTATACGAATCGTTTTCACGCAAAAATGACACAACTTCTTCTTCCTGGGTCAATGCTGTATTTGATTTTTTCACTCCAATATATATAGATATAAAAAACGATAGATTCCATTTTAGTTCCTATGTAAAAGATGGAAAAATAAAGGATTTTTACTGTCTGAGACTGTACAATATATACAACGAGGACTACAAATCATATGATTCACCTTCAAAACTTCTTGAAGAATTTTACTTTCAGAAAGATAAAACAGACCGATTGAACAATAAAAGTTCAGATCTTCATAAATTAATAAATGTGAATCTGGAGCGCTGTGAGAAAAAGAGAAAAATACTTACTAAAAATATTGAGGAAGCCAGAACAAAGGACAAATACAGAATACTTGGGGAACTTCTAACTTCAAATATATATGCAGTAAAAAAAGGTGATCAATCTATACGTGTTCAAAATTTCTACAGCAGCAAATCTGAATATATAGATATAAAACTTGACAAAAACAAAACTCCTTCAGAAAACATTCAGACATACTTTAAAAAATACAACAAACTCAAGAAAACAGAAAAAGCTGCATTAAATCAATTGAAATTAACACATGAGGAAATTGAATATTTGAATTCCGTACTTGCCAGTATAAGGACAGCCGACAGTTATGAGGATATCGAGGAAATAAAAAGAGAGCTTATGGAAAGCGGCTACATACGCTATAAAAAATCCAACAAGCTCAAAAATTCAGGGCATTCAAAGCCTTTGAAATTCATTTCCAGTGACGGAATAGAAATATATGTCGGTAAAAATAATATTCAAAATGACCATTTGACTTTGAAATTTGCAGACAAAAGGGATATATGGCTCCATGCAAAAAATATTCCCGGTTCTCATGTTATAATCAAAAACTTCGGAAATATACCCGACAGAACTCTTGAAGAGGCAGCCTCCCTCTCTGCATATTACAGCAAATCAAGAGATTCTTCAAAAGTAGCTGTGGACTACACCGAAGTAAAAAATGTCCACAAGCCGAATGGCTCAAGACCTGGTATGGTAATTTATTATACAAACAGAACTATATACGTACCACCTGAAAAACCCGATCTAGTCCAGGTTCAATAA
- the dapF gene encoding diaminopimelate epimerase — MEFTKIQGSGNDFILIDDRENSYLGRERELARKLCDRHFGIGGDGILLIRRSEIASIKMVIINSDGSYAAMCGNGIRCFAKYVFDNDMIRRNPMDIETGDGIKRAFLDVKDGFAEKVTINMGKAFFEPEKIPAEYNGDIVDREVYINDRKYNITTMLMGVPHTVVFGKLDDYDVNEGKYIEKYEIFTEGTNVNFCEVVNGRKIKIKTWERGAGATLACGTGCCASAVAAYKLGFTGRKVEVAAPGGQLSIEIKEEGVFMTGPAEVSFRGECKIK, encoded by the coding sequence ATGGAGTTTACTAAAATTCAGGGCAGTGGAAATGATTTTATTTTAATTGACGATAGAGAAAACAGCTATCTTGGAAGGGAAAGGGAACTTGCCAGAAAACTTTGCGATAGACATTTTGGAATAGGTGGAGACGGAATACTCTTAATAAGAAGAAGTGAAATTGCTTCAATAAAAATGGTTATAATCAATTCAGATGGTTCTTACGCAGCTATGTGCGGAAACGGTATAAGATGTTTTGCAAAATATGTATTCGATAATGACATGATAAGAAGGAATCCGATGGATATAGAAACGGGTGACGGTATAAAAAGGGCATTTTTAGATGTAAAAGATGGATTTGCGGAAAAGGTGACCATAAACATGGGAAAGGCCTTTTTTGAGCCGGAAAAAATACCTGCAGAGTATAATGGCGATATAGTGGATAGAGAAGTTTATATAAATGATAGAAAATACAATATTACTACGATGCTTATGGGTGTTCCCCATACGGTTGTATTTGGAAAACTGGATGACTATGATGTAAATGAGGGAAAGTATATTGAAAAATATGAAATTTTCACAGAAGGTACCAACGTTAACTTCTGTGAAGTAGTGAACGGCAGAAAAATCAAGATAAAAACATGGGAAAGAGGAGCAGGAGCTACTCTTGCCTGCGGTACTGGGTGCTGTGCATCTGCTGTTGCTGCCTACAAGCTTGGATTTACAGGCAGAAAAGTTGAAGTTGCAGCTCCGGGAGGACAGCTTTCAATAGAAATAAAAGAGGAGGGTGTATTTATGACAGGTCCTGCAGAGGTTTCTTTTAGAGGAGAATGTAAAATTAAATGA